The sequence below is a genomic window from Salminus brasiliensis chromosome 6, fSalBra1.hap2, whole genome shotgun sequence.
AAAGTAGTGAATGTGGTGGCTTGTATGGCTTATACTCACTGTGACAAtgatcaaagtaaaaaaaaaaagttttactgGTACAACATTAAATGCAAATAAGAAACAGCAAACTGAGTGTTTCCTGCTTCCTTCATTTCCACACAGAAACTCCATAGAAATGTTCACTTGCAGCGGGAAGAGAGGGCTGGATCGGAAAACACTGAGGGACAAGTGGTAAAGTGTTTTTTACATTCTGCATTCAACAGTTGGttcaaataaatgacaaatacaACATCAGTTGAACATTTTTATGATCCGGCTCTTAAGAGCTTCAGGTAAACCTTTGTTCGCAAAGGTCTGTGAAAGAGAGGCCACATTCATGATAACATTATGGGCCTCATCGAACAGTCCCACACCAATTTCCTTCTTTACTCTGTCCCTCCATGCACTCAGAGCCGGCCTGCCCTCAAACACATCCAAGCCTGTTGCGACCGGCTGAAAAAAATACACGCAAATATGTCAAAATCCATCTTCCGAAATAGCAATATCATTTCAAGATACTTTTAGTAAAAACTTTTACCTGCATGATCTCCACTATGGCTACCAGATCAGCCAGAGATATCTTGTCTCCAACTATAAAAGGCCTGTCCTGTAGAAACTTCTCCTCAAAGAGCTTGAGACTCATATTCAGGTCTTCCAATGCAGAATCCATCTTCTCTTTTGCTACTTGGGCTCCAGTGACAGCAGGCAAGACTCCCTAAAAGATATTTCTATGAAAGATCAAAAGCTTACACaacattttgcatttttaatagctttaatagctttaaaatcatgttgatgctccactgacttgtaatattAGGCATACCAtttctatcattgctactccagactcagcatgctgctaactgcactaatTTTAATAAAGTGGGCAGGACTATGCTTGCAATGACTGCATAACCTATGAAAAATCTGTGATATTACTCTACCACGATAGTTCACATGCTTTTTCCACTTTCTGTGAcggttctgtttctctcagcttcTCAACTAATGCATGCTGAAAACATGTATTACACTTCCCTTATACTTCTCGGCTGTAAGAACTTTAAAGAACCAATATAATGCAAAACTGAGGTTGATGTAGTGGGGGCCAAAAGTCTGGGAtcactgaaaatgtttttttataagTAACTActcaaatgttgttttttttttattaaggctCTGTTTAGATGGTTCTCAAACGGATCTGATCTCCTTATCAGAGGCTTTTGCACAAAGTTGTGTCACACTTGTGTGCACACTGTCACTAAAACAAAAGGGGGATGTGCCATCAAATACCAAGCaaaacatgcaaatgtttgaAGTGTTCTATGCTTTACTCAAATACTATCGCAATACTATTGTACTATTTTTCATACT
It includes:
- the gstt1a gene encoding glutathione S-transferase theta-1a — translated: MALELYLDLHSQPCRSVYTFAKLANIPFEFKAVDLASGENYGEGFGKVSIIRKLPVLKDGAFILTESTAILQYLVQKYSTPDHWYPADLQKRARVDEYLSWQHTNIRAHGSKVFWFRGVLPAVTGAQVAKEKMDSALEDLNMSLKLFEEKFLQDRPFIVGDKISLADLVAIVEIMQPVATGLDVFEGRPALSAWRDRVKKEIGVGLFDEAHNVIMNVASLSQTFANKGLPEALKSRIIKMFN